The Sphingobacterium bambusae genome includes a window with the following:
- a CDS encoding DUF2062 domain-containing protein: protein MEHQTTAAEMKRLGIVVIVPTYNNEKTLKRVLDAVLSYTEDIIVVNDGATDGTAQILAGYPTLDVITREKNGGKGLALRAGIKRARSRNFSYAITIDSDGQHYADDIPSFVRHLAESTEPVLLIGSRNMTHDSVPRKSSFGNRFSNFWFWFETGVRLTDTQSGFRAYPLAAIGKKFYTRKFEFEIEIIVRAAWAGVHVANIPIRVLYDPTERVSHFRPFKDFTRISILNTVLVLLTFFYILPRNFFRNFKKKNLVDFIKQNILGSEDSPEKKALSIGLGVFMGIAPVWGFQTALTITLAVFLRLNKVLAFAFSNISFAPLIPFVIYASLLVGGLLYPSNASLELDRISLDTIKSHVWQYVVGSLLLAAVMSLLIGFSSYFFLKINQQRGVSTR, encoded by the coding sequence ATGGAGCACCAAACAACTGCGGCGGAAATGAAGCGATTGGGGATTGTGGTGATCGTTCCCACCTATAATAACGAGAAGACGTTAAAGCGTGTCTTGGATGCTGTCTTAAGCTACACCGAGGATATTATCGTGGTGAATGACGGAGCAACAGATGGAACCGCTCAAATTTTGGCGGGATATCCGACCTTGGATGTTATTACGCGCGAAAAGAACGGCGGAAAAGGATTGGCGCTCCGCGCAGGAATTAAACGCGCCCGATCTCGTAATTTCAGCTATGCCATAACCATAGATTCCGATGGGCAGCACTATGCGGATGATATTCCGTCGTTTGTACGTCATCTTGCGGAATCTACGGAGCCCGTATTGTTGATCGGCAGTCGTAACATGACGCATGATTCCGTCCCGCGTAAAAGTAGCTTTGGAAACCGGTTTTCTAATTTTTGGTTCTGGTTTGAAACGGGCGTGAGGCTGACCGATACACAATCGGGATTTCGTGCGTATCCGCTGGCAGCGATTGGCAAAAAGTTTTATACGCGTAAGTTCGAATTCGAAATAGAAATTATTGTGCGCGCCGCATGGGCTGGTGTACATGTCGCAAATATTCCGATCCGTGTGCTGTATGACCCCACGGAACGGGTATCTCATTTTCGTCCTTTCAAGGACTTTACTCGTATAAGCATTTTAAATACGGTATTGGTATTGCTAACGTTCTTCTATATTTTGCCGCGCAATTTCTTTCGCAACTTTAAAAAAAAAAATCTAGTAGATTTCATTAAGCAAAACATTCTCGGCAGTGAAGACTCTCCAGAGAAGAAAGCATTATCCATTGGACTCGGCGTATTCATGGGGATTGCCCCCGTTTGGGGATTTCAGACAGCCCTTACCATCACATTGGCGGTTTTCTTGCGATTGAACAAAGTATTGGCTTTTGCCTTCTCCAATATCAGCTTCGCGCCACTGATTCCTTTTGTTATCTATGCCTCTCTGCTTGTCGGAGGATTGTTGTATCCTTCCAATGCTTCGCTCGAACTCGACCGGATCTCGTTGGATACTATAAAATCACATGTGTGGCAGTATGTTGTCGGAAGTTTGCTCTTAGCTGCTGTGATGTCGTTGTTGATTGGTTTCTCCAGTTACTTTTTTTTGAAGATTAATCAGCAAAGGGGCGTATCAACACGATAA
- a CDS encoding LolA family protein, giving the protein MKLKILYMLLFMLPFLSNAQTRKMTTGEVTAFQQSLKRSAQIKTLSADFVQYKHMSFVKQPITSSGKIYLKQPDRFSWSYTAPFQYKMVFRNNKIFIDDQGKKTSMDIGNSKQFEKISRLVSSSMRGSVYDEKEFTVSYFKKGEVNLLKLLPKLNDTKKYIKEIILVFSSSDTQVEEVTLVEPSNDYTRFVLKNRKVNAQINDSVFNL; this is encoded by the coding sequence ATGAAGCTTAAGATACTTTACATGTTGTTGTTTATGCTTCCTTTTTTAAGTAATGCGCAAACACGAAAAATGACCACGGGCGAAGTGACGGCCTTTCAGCAATCGCTAAAGCGATCTGCACAGATCAAGACGCTGTCTGCCGATTTTGTGCAGTATAAGCATATGAGTTTTGTCAAGCAACCGATAACCTCATCGGGAAAGATATACCTCAAACAGCCCGATCGTTTCAGCTGGTCTTACACCGCTCCTTTTCAGTACAAAATGGTTTTCCGGAACAATAAAATTTTCATCGATGACCAAGGGAAGAAGACGAGCATGGACATAGGCAATAGCAAACAGTTTGAAAAAATTAGCCGTTTGGTGTCGTCGAGTATGCGTGGATCGGTGTATGACGAGAAAGAGTTTACGGTTTCTTATTTCAAGAAAGGGGAAGTCAACTTATTGAAGTTATTGCCCAAGTTGAACGATACGAAAAAGTATATCAAGGAAATTATACTCGTTTTTTCAAGCAGCGATACGCAGGTAGAAGAGGTGACCTTGGTCGAACCCTCGAACGACTATACACGATTTGTTTTAAAGAATAGAAAAGTTAATGCACAGATCAATGACTCGGTTTTTAATTTATAG
- a CDS encoding polysaccharide deacetylase family protein codes for MALAFAYAIFSGSWLFFVTSLLILLGFTTWGAFDIRLGYFLRVFYRKKNPAAKQVALTFDDGPSVFTPPVLDLLRDFDFKATFFCIGKEVQHFPDIANRILSDGHTIANHTFSHTTNFGFLSTEQVIAELETCNNIISATVDRRPTFFRPPFGVTNPSVAKAVQRLGLQTIGWSNRSLDTVIKDEDRILRRVLRKLQSGDIILLHDTTQRTVNVLRKILPMLKAEGYVCVSVDDLLNLQAYEA; via the coding sequence ATGGCGCTAGCTTTTGCTTATGCCATATTTAGTGGTTCTTGGCTCTTTTTCGTAACTAGTCTTTTGATCCTTCTAGGCTTTACTACTTGGGGCGCATTTGATATTCGATTAGGTTATTTCCTGCGGGTTTTTTATCGTAAGAAAAACCCTGCGGCTAAACAGGTTGCCCTGACATTTGACGATGGCCCGTCTGTCTTTACGCCGCCGGTTCTCGATCTGCTGCGCGACTTTGACTTTAAGGCGACGTTTTTCTGCATTGGCAAAGAGGTGCAGCATTTTCCTGACATTGCCAATCGGATCCTTAGCGATGGACATACAATAGCTAATCATACCTTTTCCCATACTACCAATTTTGGGTTCTTATCGACGGAGCAGGTCATAGCGGAGCTGGAAACATGCAACAACATCATCTCGGCGACAGTAGACCGACGGCCAACTTTCTTTCGTCCTCCATTTGGGGTCACTAATCCTTCGGTCGCCAAGGCAGTCCAAAGACTAGGATTACAGACTATCGGATGGAGCAATCGTTCGTTGGATACGGTTATCAAAGATGAAGATCGCATCCTCCGTCGGGTGCTACGGAAGCTGCAATCTGGAGACATTATTCTGTTGCACGACACCACACAGCGGACGGTGAACGTGCTTCGGAAGATATTGCCTATGTTGAAAGCTGAAGGTTATGTCTGTGTTTCTGTCGATGATTTGTTAAATTTGCAAGCATATGAAGCTTAA